A single genomic interval of Nonomuraea rubra harbors:
- a CDS encoding carbohydrate ABC transporter permease: MSQNRPGIGQYVLLTLLAIVFLYPIWWAVSSSLKPAAEIIASPLSIGELTLDNYRAMFADVPIGTGFLNTAIVLLVKGGMTMVFCPLAGYAFAKYDFPFKNLLFGVVLLTLMLPTLVLIIPLLLEMSALGWVNTYQALILPGSVDAFSIFWMRQTIAAIPNELIDAGRVDGAGEFGIFYKVVLPVIRPGLAALAVLTTMNIYNDFVWPVVAVNDTAHQTLQVVLSTLAQNVTGNRIGADFATVWGELLAAGSIAMLPLLVIFVLLQRHFINGILAGSVKG; this comes from the coding sequence ATGAGCCAGAACAGACCGGGGATCGGGCAGTACGTCCTGCTGACGCTGCTCGCGATCGTGTTCCTCTACCCGATCTGGTGGGCGGTCAGCTCCTCGCTCAAGCCGGCGGCCGAGATCATCGCCAGCCCGCTGTCGATCGGCGAGCTGACGCTCGACAACTACCGGGCGATGTTCGCCGACGTGCCGATCGGCACCGGGTTCCTGAACACGGCGATCGTGCTGCTGGTCAAGGGCGGGATGACGATGGTCTTCTGCCCGCTGGCCGGTTACGCCTTCGCCAAGTACGACTTCCCGTTCAAGAACCTGCTCTTCGGCGTCGTGCTGCTGACTCTGATGTTGCCGACCCTGGTGCTGATCATCCCGCTGCTGCTGGAGATGAGCGCGCTGGGCTGGGTGAACACGTACCAGGCGCTGATCCTGCCGGGCAGCGTGGACGCGTTCAGCATCTTCTGGATGCGGCAGACGATCGCCGCCATCCCGAACGAGCTGATCGACGCCGGGCGGGTGGACGGGGCCGGCGAGTTCGGCATCTTCTACAAGGTCGTGCTGCCGGTCATCCGGCCGGGGCTGGCCGCGCTGGCCGTGCTGACCACCATGAACATCTACAACGACTTCGTCTGGCCGGTCGTCGCCGTCAACGACACCGCGCACCAGACCCTCCAGGTGGTGCTGTCCACGCTGGCCCAGAACGTCACCGGCAACCGCATCGGCGCCGACTTCGCCACCGTGTGGGGCGAGCTGCTGGCCGCCGGGAGCATCGCCATGCTGCCACTGCTGGTGATCTTCGTACTGCTGCAGCGCCACTTCATCAACGGCATCCTCGCGGGCAGCGTCAAGGGCTGA
- a CDS encoding extracellular solute-binding protein, with protein sequence MTTSPIGRRGFLKGALGVGALAATGSLAAACAAPGGGTGAQPSRLAAPSASGSAAKGEITIWNRSGDLFKVFDAAIAKFREAYPNVKVNHQAVDIDAKLANTLISGTDVPDGSFWDDAKIGGQAEHLFDLTDLIAPYKEQTSAYKLSVNTVDGKIYGVPWDLDPGLLWYREDVLESAGVDPASLATYDDLLAASRTIKEKDPKTRPIHLEKTPFLSQLWLEMLANQQGTSLTDAQGKLRLDSEEYRRIFTWIQTAVKDGLVTHAPYLEQADVNTLDNGQQVFVPWAIWWSFAPQQLLKNTKGKWRAAPLPAWTPGGARSGAMGGSSFIIPAKAKNPELAWLLYEFLCFKEPGYTAVYGPNDVYPGGLSTSIPSYTPAADPAKPLFKPIEALGGQDLWKVAVEAGASIPAAAPIPWWWAQSVDYLGNNMQRLMEGKMSPDQVISESAEKIQKNLIDRS encoded by the coding sequence ATGACCACATCCCCCATCGGCCGCCGCGGCTTCCTCAAGGGAGCCCTCGGCGTCGGCGCGCTCGCCGCCACCGGCTCTCTCGCCGCCGCGTGCGCGGCCCCTGGCGGCGGCACCGGCGCGCAGCCGAGCAGGCTGGCCGCGCCGTCCGCGTCCGGCTCCGCCGCCAAGGGCGAGATCACGATCTGGAACCGGTCGGGGGACCTGTTCAAGGTGTTCGACGCCGCGATCGCCAAGTTCCGCGAGGCGTACCCGAACGTCAAGGTCAATCACCAGGCCGTGGACATCGACGCCAAGCTGGCCAACACGCTGATCAGCGGCACCGACGTGCCCGACGGCAGCTTCTGGGACGACGCCAAGATCGGCGGGCAGGCCGAGCACCTGTTCGACCTGACGGACCTGATCGCGCCGTACAAGGAGCAGACCTCGGCGTACAAGCTGTCGGTGAACACCGTGGACGGCAAGATCTACGGCGTCCCGTGGGACCTGGACCCCGGCCTGCTCTGGTACCGCGAGGACGTCCTGGAGAGCGCCGGCGTGGACCCGGCGAGCCTGGCCACGTACGACGACCTGCTCGCCGCCTCCAGGACGATCAAGGAGAAGGACCCCAAGACCAGGCCCATCCACCTGGAGAAGACCCCGTTCCTCAGCCAGCTCTGGCTGGAGATGCTGGCCAACCAGCAGGGCACGAGCCTCACCGACGCCCAGGGCAAGCTGCGGCTCGACTCCGAGGAGTACCGGCGGATCTTCACCTGGATCCAGACCGCGGTCAAGGACGGCCTCGTCACCCACGCCCCCTACCTGGAGCAGGCCGACGTCAACACGCTCGACAACGGCCAGCAGGTGTTCGTGCCGTGGGCGATCTGGTGGTCGTTCGCGCCGCAGCAGCTGCTCAAGAACACCAAGGGCAAGTGGCGGGCCGCGCCGCTGCCCGCCTGGACGCCGGGCGGCGCGCGCAGCGGCGCGATGGGCGGCAGCAGCTTCATCATCCCCGCCAAGGCCAAGAACCCGGAGCTGGCCTGGCTGCTGTACGAGTTCCTGTGCTTCAAGGAGCCCGGCTACACCGCCGTGTACGGCCCCAACGACGTCTACCCCGGCGGCCTGTCCACCTCGATCCCCAGCTACACGCCCGCCGCCGATCCGGCCAAGCCGCTGTTCAAGCCGATCGAGGCGCTCGGCGGCCAGGACCTGTGGAAGGTGGCCGTCGAGGCCGGCGCGAGCATCCCGGCCGCCGCGCCGATCCCGTGGTGGTGGGCGCAGTCGGTGGACTACCTGGGCAACAACATGCAACGCCTGATGGAAGGCAAGATGTCCCCTGACCAGGTGATCAGCGAGTCGGCGGAGAAGATCCAGAAGAACCTGATCGACCGCTCATGA
- a CDS encoding glycoside hydrolase family 2 protein — translation MEYPRPHFDRSHSWSSLNGDWDFRAGTDQDYGRTITVPFAWETPASGIEAHWLPEAWYRRTFTVPAGWAGQRVVIQFGAVHHEATVWVNDVEVAGHRGGYTPFEADITDALRAQGDQEVVVRVSAPLDKRELAHGKQRSIPRDDFDGVCFTPSSGIWQSVWLEARPATYLAGLKLRPSDGLDAIEVEARVSGTAEATLVLSLRGTDLSVEVPVVNGLAETVIPVAEPRLWSPGDPHLYHVDATLTSADGTDTVAAYTGLRRIEVIGEDLYLNGSRLFVRGVLDQGYWPLTGITPPDDAALRRDIELAAKAGYNLVRKHLKLEDPRFVHHADVLGMLVWAEPAATGRFSADSVAAFEEQIAPMVERDGNSPAIIIWGLYNEEWGLDWDIPGDPAKQAAAARAYDLLKALDPSRPAVDNSGWTHVKTDLLDWHYYDESAASWGRTVAALLNGEQDDFPVKLGPDFVVRKKLAGAPGQPLRGLPNLNSEYGTGFTSVERGWQLRWQTQELRRHDRVAGYVYTELYDIEHESAGLLDFERRAKDLAGVDPADVNATTTLVLDVVPVAPGRDLLSESREVSVPVRVSHHGGEPVNGHLHTAWTPVFGPAPASPGVEGPWIEAKPFLLSAATEVRAELPDGWTSGRLHLALVSDGAVVARSAVDVDTFTGFVIGDNR, via the coding sequence ATGGAGTACCCCCGCCCCCACTTCGACCGGTCACACTCCTGGTCGAGCCTGAACGGCGACTGGGACTTCCGGGCCGGCACCGATCAGGACTACGGCCGGACCATCACCGTGCCCTTCGCCTGGGAGACCCCCGCGTCGGGCATCGAGGCCCACTGGCTGCCCGAGGCCTGGTACCGCCGCACGTTCACCGTTCCCGCCGGATGGGCGGGGCAGCGGGTGGTGATCCAGTTCGGCGCCGTGCACCACGAGGCCACCGTGTGGGTCAACGACGTCGAGGTAGCCGGTCACCGGGGCGGTTACACGCCGTTCGAGGCCGACATCACCGACGCGCTCCGCGCCCAAGGTGATCAGGAGGTCGTGGTACGGGTCTCGGCGCCGCTGGACAAGCGCGAGCTCGCGCACGGCAAGCAGCGCAGCATCCCGCGCGACGACTTCGACGGCGTCTGCTTCACGCCCTCCTCGGGCATCTGGCAGAGCGTGTGGCTGGAGGCCAGGCCGGCGACGTACCTGGCCGGGCTGAAGCTGCGCCCGTCGGACGGGCTGGACGCCATCGAGGTCGAGGCCCGCGTCTCCGGTACCGCCGAGGCCACGCTGGTGCTGAGCCTGCGCGGCACCGACCTGAGCGTCGAGGTCCCGGTCGTGAACGGCCTGGCCGAGACCGTGATCCCGGTGGCCGAGCCGCGCCTGTGGTCGCCAGGCGACCCGCACCTCTACCACGTGGACGCCACGCTGACCTCGGCCGACGGCACCGACACCGTCGCCGCCTACACCGGGCTGCGCCGCATCGAGGTGATCGGCGAGGACCTGTACCTCAACGGCAGCCGCCTGTTCGTGCGCGGCGTGCTCGACCAGGGGTACTGGCCGCTGACCGGCATCACCCCGCCCGACGACGCCGCGCTGCGCCGCGACATCGAGCTGGCCGCCAAGGCCGGCTACAACCTGGTGCGCAAGCACCTCAAGCTGGAGGACCCGCGCTTCGTCCACCACGCCGACGTGCTCGGCATGCTGGTGTGGGCCGAGCCGGCCGCGACCGGCCGCTTCTCCGCCGACTCGGTGGCGGCGTTCGAGGAGCAGATCGCGCCCATGGTCGAGCGTGACGGCAACTCCCCCGCGATCATCATCTGGGGCCTCTACAACGAGGAGTGGGGCCTCGACTGGGACATCCCCGGCGACCCGGCCAAGCAGGCGGCGGCGGCGCGGGCGTACGACCTGCTCAAGGCGCTCGACCCGAGCAGGCCCGCTGTGGACAACTCCGGCTGGACGCACGTCAAGACGGACCTACTCGACTGGCACTACTACGACGAGTCCGCCGCCTCCTGGGGGCGGACGGTCGCCGCCCTGCTGAACGGCGAGCAGGACGACTTCCCCGTCAAGCTCGGCCCCGACTTCGTGGTGCGCAAGAAGCTCGCCGGCGCCCCCGGCCAGCCGCTGCGCGGCCTGCCCAACCTCAACAGCGAGTACGGCACCGGCTTCACCTCCGTCGAGCGCGGCTGGCAGCTCCGCTGGCAGACCCAGGAGCTGCGCCGCCACGACCGCGTGGCCGGCTACGTCTACACCGAGCTGTACGACATCGAGCACGAGTCGGCCGGCCTGCTCGACTTCGAGCGCCGCGCCAAGGACCTGGCCGGCGTGGACCCGGCCGACGTGAACGCCACCACCACGCTCGTGCTCGACGTCGTGCCCGTCGCGCCCGGCCGCGACCTGCTCAGCGAGTCGCGCGAGGTGAGCGTGCCCGTACGCGTCTCGCACCACGGCGGCGAGCCGGTCAACGGGCACCTGCACACCGCCTGGACCCCGGTCTTCGGCCCCGCGCCCGCGTCCCCCGGGGTGGAGGGCCCGTGGATCGAGGCCAAGCCGTTCCTGCTCAGCGCCGCGACCGAGGTGCGCGCCGAGCTGCCGGACGGCTGGACCAGCGGGCGCCTGCACCTCGCCCTGGTCAGCGACGGCGCAGTCGTGGCCCGCTCCGCCGTGGACGTCGACACCTTCACCGGCTTCGTCATCGGAGACAACCGATAG
- a CDS encoding LacI family DNA-binding transcriptional regulator: protein MAGTTLRDVAKLANVSIRTVSNVVNGYAPVSDELRARVQVALDELDYRPNLIARNLKQGRTGMIAFVVPELDVPYFAELAREVIKAARAHGYVVMIDQTDGDGDRERELLGRDSRATMFDGLLLSPLSVSAEELRARGNRVPIVLLGEHIFNGSFPHVAIDNVAAARDATAHLLDLGRRRVAAIGDQPYATGETAQLRTAGYRQAHARAGLDVDDELIVPTAHFHRRLGAEAMERLLALPEPPDAVFCYNDLLALGAIRALTRAGRRVPEDVAVVGVDDIEEGQYSTPSLTTIAPDKGEIARRAVDTLLESIRGEIGTPPEIVVPHRLIVRESTSGEVTPR, encoded by the coding sequence ATGGCCGGTACAACCCTGCGCGACGTCGCGAAACTGGCGAACGTGTCCATCCGTACGGTGTCCAACGTCGTCAACGGTTACGCGCCGGTCTCCGACGAGCTGCGGGCCCGGGTGCAGGTGGCGCTCGACGAGCTCGACTACCGCCCCAACCTCATCGCCCGCAACCTCAAACAGGGACGCACGGGGATGATCGCCTTCGTGGTGCCCGAGCTGGACGTGCCGTACTTCGCCGAACTGGCCCGCGAGGTGATCAAGGCCGCCCGCGCCCACGGCTACGTGGTGATGATCGACCAGACCGACGGCGACGGCGACAGGGAGCGCGAGCTGCTCGGGCGCGACTCGCGGGCCACGATGTTCGACGGCCTGCTGCTCAGCCCCCTGTCGGTCTCCGCCGAAGAGCTGCGTGCCCGGGGCAACCGCGTGCCGATCGTGCTGCTCGGCGAGCACATCTTCAACGGCAGCTTCCCCCACGTGGCCATCGACAACGTGGCCGCCGCCCGCGACGCCACCGCCCACCTGCTGGACCTGGGCCGCCGCCGGGTGGCCGCCATCGGCGACCAGCCGTACGCGACGGGGGAGACGGCCCAGCTCCGCACCGCCGGCTACCGTCAGGCGCACGCCCGCGCCGGGCTGGACGTGGACGACGAGCTGATCGTGCCCACCGCGCACTTCCACCGGCGGCTGGGCGCCGAGGCCATGGAACGGCTGCTGGCCCTGCCCGAGCCGCCCGACGCGGTGTTCTGCTACAACGACCTGCTGGCCCTGGGCGCGATCAGGGCGCTGACCAGGGCGGGCCGCCGCGTCCCCGAGGACGTGGCGGTGGTCGGGGTGGACGACATCGAGGAAGGCCAGTACAGCACGCCCAGCCTCACCACGATCGCTCCCGACAAGGGGGAGATCGCGCGGCGGGCGGTGGACACGCTGCTGGAGTCGATCCGGGGGGAGATCGGCACGCCCCCCGAGATCGTGGTGCCCCACCGGCTCATCGTCCGGGAGAGCACGTCCGGCGAGGTCACCCCGCGGTGA
- a CDS encoding GNAT family N-acetyltransferase: MNPYTVRPAEPRHVEGARRVMLDTFYREFGYGYRPEWHWDVIDLEGTYLRPERHTLVVALHGEEVVGTTAVRAGGPKSPPHPEWLARLYPDASTAQLFRVYVDPAHRRRGLARELVAQARRFVADAGYQALYLHTDTRVEGAEKFWSSVAEPVFDARDGEPEHFQTVHFEIGLS, encoded by the coding sequence ATGAACCCCTACACCGTCAGGCCCGCCGAGCCCCGCCACGTGGAGGGCGCGCGCCGGGTCATGCTCGACACGTTCTACCGCGAGTTCGGCTACGGCTACCGCCCCGAGTGGCACTGGGACGTGATCGACCTGGAGGGCACGTACCTGCGGCCGGAGCGCCACACGCTCGTCGTGGCGCTGCACGGGGAGGAGGTGGTCGGCACCACCGCCGTACGCGCGGGCGGCCCGAAGAGCCCGCCGCATCCCGAGTGGCTGGCCAGGCTCTACCCGGACGCGAGCACGGCGCAGCTCTTCCGCGTGTACGTGGACCCGGCCCACCGCAGGCGCGGCCTGGCCCGCGAGCTGGTCGCCCAGGCCCGCCGGTTCGTGGCCGACGCCGGCTACCAGGCCCTCTACCTGCACACGGACACCCGGGTGGAGGGGGCGGAGAAGTTCTGGAGCTCGGTGGCGGAGCCGGTGTTCGACGCCCGCGACGGCGAGCCGGAGCACTTCCAGACCGTGCATTTCGAGATCGGCCTGTCGTGA
- a CDS encoding carbohydrate ABC transporter permease, producing MRLRSIRLTPYVFIAPFFVVFGAFGLYPLIYALQLSFMRWRGGSEARWVGLDNYLYLLTSPEFWSSLGNSAVMWLLIVPIQIVAGLGGAVLLANAKLRLRGFFRVAFIAPFVTPLVAMAQVWIVVFDQDYGLINYLLNMVGLPDVGWLTSTAWSKPTLALLFLWKTTGFAIIILLAGLQAVPGGVYEAASLDGASRWRQFWSITVPLVRRSMAFLVVIQTLAVFQMFAEPFVVTEGGPYGSTTTAGLYLYDHITASDLGTGAANSFLLVLLVFGLSLVSVRMLRPKDEVS from the coding sequence ATGAGGCTGCGCTCCATACGGCTGACGCCGTACGTGTTCATCGCGCCGTTCTTCGTGGTCTTCGGCGCGTTCGGGCTCTACCCGCTGATCTACGCGCTGCAGCTCAGCTTCATGCGCTGGCGGGGCGGCAGCGAGGCCCGCTGGGTCGGCCTCGACAACTACCTGTACCTGCTGACCAGCCCGGAGTTCTGGTCCTCGCTCGGCAACAGCGCCGTCATGTGGCTGCTCATCGTGCCGATCCAGATCGTGGCCGGGCTGGGCGGCGCGGTGCTGCTGGCCAACGCCAAGCTGCGGCTGCGGGGGTTCTTCCGGGTGGCGTTCATCGCGCCGTTCGTGACCCCGCTGGTGGCCATGGCGCAGGTGTGGATCGTGGTGTTCGACCAGGACTACGGCCTGATCAACTACCTGCTCAACATGGTGGGCCTGCCCGACGTGGGCTGGCTGACCTCCACGGCCTGGTCCAAGCCCACGCTGGCGCTGCTGTTCCTGTGGAAGACCACCGGGTTCGCGATCATCATCCTGCTCGCGGGCCTGCAGGCGGTACCCGGCGGCGTGTACGAGGCCGCCTCGCTCGACGGCGCCTCCCGCTGGCGGCAGTTCTGGTCGATCACCGTGCCGCTGGTACGCCGGAGCATGGCGTTCCTCGTGGTCATCCAGACGCTGGCCGTCTTCCAGATGTTCGCCGAGCCGTTCGTGGTCACCGAGGGCGGCCCGTACGGCTCCACCACCACCGCGGGGCTCTACCTGTACGACCACATCACCGCCTCCGACCTGGGCACCGGCGCCGCGAACTCGTTCCTGCTGGTCCTGCTGGTCTTCGGCCTGTCGCTGGTCTCGGTCAGGATGCTGCGCCCGAAGGACGAGGTGTCATGA
- a CDS encoding TetR/AcrR family transcriptional regulator codes for METTVGLRERKKAETRQAVHEAALRLVVEHGLDAVTVEAIADAANISRRTFSNYFSGKEDALLYGEEQRILALVEQVRAQPAGFTAWQALRASIEDLHQELGEPQREWSLRARLAKRHPSLLARQLANHAGLERDLADAVADRPTTVPPRVLAAAFLVGLRVATHLWSEEREERTLREVMSETLDQLAQPFA; via the coding sequence ATGGAGACCACCGTGGGGCTGCGGGAACGCAAGAAGGCCGAGACCCGCCAGGCCGTGCACGAGGCGGCCCTGCGGCTCGTGGTCGAGCACGGCCTCGACGCCGTCACCGTCGAGGCGATCGCCGACGCCGCCAACATCTCGCGGCGCACGTTCTCCAACTACTTCTCCGGCAAGGAGGACGCGCTCCTCTACGGGGAGGAGCAGCGCATCCTCGCCCTGGTGGAGCAGGTACGCGCCCAGCCCGCCGGGTTCACGGCCTGGCAGGCGCTGCGGGCCTCCATCGAGGATCTGCACCAGGAGCTGGGGGAGCCGCAGCGCGAGTGGTCCCTGCGGGCCCGCCTGGCCAAGCGCCACCCCTCCCTGCTGGCCCGCCAGCTCGCCAACCACGCGGGCCTGGAACGCGACCTCGCCGACGCCGTCGCCGACCGGCCCACCACGGTGCCGCCCAGGGTGCTGGCCGCGGCCTTCCTGGTGGGGCTGCGGGTGGCCACGCACCTGTGGTCTGAGGAGCGGGAGGAGCGCACGCTGCGCGAGGTCATGAGCGAGACGCTCGACCAGCTCGCCCAGCCGTTCGCCTGA
- a CDS encoding sialidase family protein, whose protein sequence is MRLTSPARLLTALALIATCLAALAGPASAAPAGQVLYSPNLTTFPQGDASYPRAVRLDHDGSANETMLATFARRGHNAPASFPVYRSTDGGRTWSANPISTITSHTPGWGIGAPVLYEVPRTANGLNQGDILAAGTAWVDGDYTAQKVEVFKSTDHGVTWTYLSNCTQTSGLPDTIGHGIWEPWFLLAPNNTLACFISDERPANSATNNQVIGHYTSTNGGQTWSATMTLDVAFPADNLARPGMSIVTGLPNGTFLMAYELCRDATDADHACEVYVKTSSDGLNWGSGAGTLVRTADQRELLHTPYVAWLPGGGANGTLLLSGQRVVAGPTGNKTVLGESGQVLFANTNLGAGAWTEIEAPALTSPTGGYNPGEPSCPGYSSPIVPSANGTGFLYLTATHLTGNQCQVRYGLGTLPGKAVQVTGPGGKCLDVDTNTNANGNAAQLWDCGVATGQRWSKHPEGSLRAFGKCLDVDAQGTANHTKVQLWECNGSGAQKWVHRSDGSLFNPQSGRCLDAPQGATANGTKLQIYDCNGLFPQQWSIPA, encoded by the coding sequence GTGCGACTCACATCCCCCGCGCGGCTTCTGACCGCGTTAGCCCTGATCGCCACCTGCTTGGCAGCACTGGCCGGCCCCGCTTCCGCGGCCCCCGCCGGCCAGGTGCTCTACTCCCCCAACCTGACCACGTTCCCCCAGGGTGACGCCAGCTACCCGAGGGCGGTCAGGCTCGACCACGACGGCTCGGCGAACGAGACGATGCTGGCCACGTTCGCCAGGCGCGGCCACAACGCGCCCGCCTCGTTCCCCGTCTACCGCAGCACCGACGGCGGCCGCACCTGGTCGGCGAACCCGATCTCCACCATCACGTCCCATACGCCTGGCTGGGGGATCGGGGCGCCGGTCCTGTACGAGGTGCCGCGCACGGCCAACGGCCTCAACCAGGGCGACATCCTGGCCGCCGGGACCGCCTGGGTGGACGGCGACTACACGGCGCAGAAGGTCGAGGTGTTCAAGAGCACCGACCACGGCGTGACGTGGACGTACCTGTCGAACTGCACGCAGACCAGCGGCCTGCCCGACACGATCGGGCACGGCATCTGGGAGCCGTGGTTCCTGCTCGCCCCGAACAACACCCTGGCCTGCTTCATCTCCGACGAGCGGCCCGCGAACAGCGCCACGAACAACCAGGTCATCGGCCACTACACCTCCACCAACGGCGGCCAGACCTGGAGCGCCACGATGACCCTGGACGTGGCCTTCCCCGCCGACAACCTGGCCAGGCCCGGCATGTCGATCGTCACGGGGCTGCCGAACGGCACGTTCCTGATGGCGTACGAGCTGTGCAGGGACGCCACGGACGCCGACCACGCGTGCGAGGTGTACGTCAAGACCAGCTCCGACGGCCTCAACTGGGGCTCGGGCGCGGGAACCCTGGTGCGCACGGCGGACCAGCGGGAGCTGCTGCACACCCCGTACGTCGCCTGGCTGCCCGGCGGCGGCGCGAACGGCACGCTGCTGCTGTCGGGCCAGCGCGTCGTGGCGGGGCCGACCGGCAACAAGACCGTGCTGGGCGAGTCCGGCCAGGTGCTGTTCGCCAACACCAACCTGGGCGCCGGCGCGTGGACCGAGATCGAGGCCCCGGCGCTCACCTCGCCCACCGGCGGCTACAACCCGGGCGAGCCGTCCTGCCCCGGCTACAGCTCCCCCATCGTGCCGTCCGCCAACGGCACCGGCTTCCTCTACCTGACCGCCACCCACCTGACAGGCAACCAGTGCCAGGTCAGGTACGGCCTCGGCACGCTGCCCGGCAAGGCCGTCCAGGTCACCGGCCCCGGCGGCAAGTGCCTGGACGTCGACACCAACACCAACGCCAACGGCAACGCCGCCCAGCTCTGGGACTGCGGCGTGGCCACCGGCCAGCGCTGGTCCAAGCACCCGGAGGGCAGCCTGCGCGCCTTCGGCAAGTGCCTGGACGTGGACGCGCAGGGCACCGCCAACCACACCAAGGTGCAACTGTGGGAGTGCAACGGCAGCGGCGCCCAGAAGTGGGTGCACCGCTCTGACGGCTCCCTGTTCAACCCGCAGTCGGGCCGCTGCCTGGACGCCCCGCAGGGCGCCACCGCCAACGGCACGAAGCTGCAGATCTACGACTGCAACGGCCTGTTCCCGCAGCAGTGGAGCATCCCCGCCTAG
- a CDS encoding ABC transporter ATP-binding protein, with product MILEVSGLRAEAGGRTLVSGVSLELAAGEVLALVGASGSGKTTTGLALLGEHAPGVRVSGEVWRAPGGVAYVPQHPAGVLNPVRRVGGVLREVARALDAGGPRRVRADSKQVDERVREAARRARLPLELLRRYPHQLSGGQQQRVVLAQALLLDPVLIVADEPTTGQDGLIRAEVIEEFRGLRAQDIALVLLSHDLAMVRALADRVAVMHRGRVVESGPAAAVLDAPRHDYTRRLLATRLTPHTRTHTPSDAAPPLLDVHPRTPAGTAQPLLDVRDLVAGHRRTPVLDGVSLSAAAGECVAVLGRSGSGKTTLARCVAGLHRPASGTMTLDGRPLPRQLRARARDVQYVFQDARASFDPYRSVSAQLARTAVRLRGATPAEAATKARAMLERVGLDEHTAARRPDALSGGELQRAALARALLAEPKLLICDEITSGLDALVQAAILDLLDELRRDLGLTLLLISHDPDVVARLADRVLELEKA from the coding sequence GTGATTCTCGAGGTGTCCGGGCTGCGGGCCGAGGCCGGCGGGCGGACGCTGGTGTCCGGGGTGTCGCTGGAGCTGGCGGCGGGCGAGGTGCTCGCGCTGGTGGGGGCCTCGGGCAGCGGCAAGACGACCACGGGGCTGGCGCTGCTCGGCGAGCACGCGCCCGGGGTGCGGGTGTCGGGTGAGGTGTGGCGGGCGCCGGGTGGGGTGGCGTACGTGCCGCAGCACCCGGCCGGCGTGCTGAACCCGGTGCGGCGGGTGGGCGGCGTCCTGCGGGAGGTCGCGCGTGCCCTGGACGCGGGCGGACCGCGGCGGGTCAGGGCTGACTCCAAGCAGGTCGACGAGCGGGTGCGGGAAGCCGCGCGGCGGGCGCGGTTGCCGCTGGAGCTGCTGCGCCGCTACCCGCACCAGCTCTCGGGCGGCCAGCAGCAGCGGGTCGTGCTGGCCCAGGCCCTGCTGCTGGACCCGGTCCTGATCGTCGCCGACGAGCCGACGACCGGCCAGGACGGGCTCATCCGCGCCGAGGTCATCGAGGAGTTCCGCGGGCTGCGCGCCCAGGACATCGCACTCGTGCTGCTCAGCCACGACCTGGCCATGGTGCGCGCGCTGGCCGACCGGGTGGCGGTGATGCACCGGGGCCGCGTCGTCGAGTCGGGCCCGGCCGCCGCCGTCCTCGACGCGCCCCGCCACGACTACACCCGCCGCCTCCTCGCCACCCGCCTCACCCCCCACACCCGCACTCACACCCCGTCGGACGCCGCGCCGCCGCTGCTCGACGTGCACCCTCGCACCCCGGCGGGCACCGCGCAGCCGCTGCTCGACGTGCGGGACCTGGTGGCCGGGCACCGTCGCACCCCGGTGCTCGACGGCGTGAGCCTGAGCGCCGCCGCCGGCGAGTGCGTGGCCGTGCTGGGCAGGTCGGGCAGCGGCAAGACCACGCTGGCCCGCTGCGTGGCCGGCCTGCACCGCCCCGCCTCGGGCACCATGACGCTGGACGGCCGCCCGCTCCCCCGCCAACTGCGCGCCAGGGCCCGCGACGTCCAGTACGTCTTCCAGGACGCCCGCGCCTCCTTCGACCCGTACCGGAGCGTGTCGGCCCAGCTCGCCCGCACCGCCGTACGGCTGCGCGGCGCCACCCCGGCGGAGGCGGCCACGAAGGCGCGCGCCATGCTGGAACGCGTCGGCCTGGACGAGCACACGGCGGCCCGCCGGCCGGACGCGCTGTCGGGCGGCGAGCTCCAGCGGGCCGCGCTCGCCCGCGCCCTGCTCGCCGAGCCGAAGCTGCTCATCTGCGACGAGATCACCTCCGGCCTGGACGCGCTCGTCCAGGCGGCCATCCTCGACCTGCTCGACGAGCTGCGCCGCGACCTCGGCCTCACCCTGCTGCTCATCAGCCACGACCCGGACGTGGTGGCCAGGCTCGCCGACCGGGTCCTCGAACTGGAGAAGGCATGA